A single genomic interval of Falsibacillus albus harbors:
- a CDS encoding MFS transporter, which yields MKSKAFRYLWLGQAFANAGDVLYVVALIAEIYDESHSPLYMALVPFIVTFSRFLSSIIAPLLLDRYALKALLFHSQVLKTGLLLLLFFTMTVQIGAIWPLLVLAAMIAFLDGWAQPAQNAMVPLLVKREELLGTNGFLSTVDHLIGISGWSIGGILTAMISTKGTMAVTFILYIFSTIFMARISLASQQTPSAANKKLFLDYVHSLTTGWTEIWSNARLRRVHYIYWIETAASVVWIAAIMYIFVEKQLKVGEEWWGFINAAFFVGLILASIMMLRFHGILGKGQQSYIWLSSMLTAIITFAFSFNAIPVLALLLSCLFGLFDQSKTVVLQTIVQWEAEPDRLPKVYAAQTSLVTMTFGAASLAAGWFVEHHGVRSAFILSAICLSISIIPAKVLAKSLKSET from the coding sequence ATGAAGTCTAAAGCCTTTCGTTATTTATGGTTGGGGCAGGCTTTTGCAAATGCAGGGGATGTGCTTTATGTCGTAGCATTGATTGCGGAGATATATGATGAGTCGCATTCGCCGCTTTACATGGCTTTAGTGCCATTCATAGTGACGTTCTCTCGTTTCTTGAGCAGCATCATCGCACCTCTGCTTTTAGATCGTTATGCCTTGAAGGCTTTGTTGTTTCATTCCCAGGTGCTTAAGACAGGTCTTTTGCTCCTGTTGTTTTTTACTATGACGGTGCAAATAGGCGCCATATGGCCGCTGCTGGTTTTGGCAGCGATGATTGCCTTTTTGGATGGATGGGCGCAGCCTGCACAAAATGCGATGGTGCCGTTGCTGGTGAAAAGGGAAGAACTATTGGGTACCAACGGTTTTTTGTCGACAGTCGATCATCTGATTGGCATCAGCGGCTGGAGCATCGGAGGGATATTGACCGCCATGATTTCAACTAAAGGAACCATGGCTGTTACATTTATTTTATATATTTTCAGTACCATTTTTATGGCAAGGATATCGCTTGCATCCCAGCAGACTCCATCTGCTGCAAATAAAAAGCTATTTCTGGACTATGTGCATTCATTGACGACAGGGTGGACGGAAATTTGGTCGAATGCCCGTTTGAGGAGAGTCCATTATATTTATTGGATAGAAACGGCTGCCAGTGTTGTTTGGATTGCAGCCATTATGTATATTTTCGTTGAAAAGCAGCTGAAGGTTGGCGAAGAATGGTGGGGATTCATCAATGCCGCTTTCTTTGTCGGCTTAATTTTAGCCAGCATCATGATGTTGAGGTTTCATGGAATCCTCGGGAAGGGGCAGCAATCTTATATTTGGCTGTCAAGTATGCTAACGGCCATTATCACATTTGCCTTCTCTTTTAATGCCATTCCTGTATTGGCGCTGCTCTTGTCATGCTTATTTGGTTTATTCGATCAATCGAAGACAGTGGTCCTGCAGACCATCGTCCAATGGGAAGCGGAACCTGACCGGCTCCCTAAGGTATATGCTGCACAGACTTCATTAGTGACCATGACCTTTGGAGCTGCATCGCTTGCAGCAGGATGGTTCGTGGAGCATCATGGCGTTCGATCCGCTTTTATCCTTTCGGCGATATGTCTGTCGATAAGCATCATCCCTGCAAAGGTGCTGGCAAAATCACTAAAAAGCGAAACGTAA
- a CDS encoding DMT family transporter: MAWIYLIIAGVFEVVWAMGLKLSNGFSKVYPSIVTVVGMLISLYFLSAAVKILPIGTAYAIWTGIGAAGAVIMGIILFDEPKTLARFIFLGLIIIGMIGLKAVSGEK; the protein is encoded by the coding sequence ATGGCATGGATTTATTTGATTATTGCAGGTGTATTTGAAGTGGTTTGGGCGATGGGATTAAAACTCTCTAACGGTTTTTCAAAGGTCTATCCAAGCATAGTTACTGTTGTCGGGATGCTCATAAGCTTATATTTTTTATCAGCAGCCGTCAAAATTTTACCGATTGGCACGGCCTATGCGATTTGGACAGGGATTGGAGCAGCTGGAGCTGTCATTATGGGAATTATATTATTCGATGAACCAAAAACATTGGCAAGATTCATCTTCTTAGGTTTGATAATAATAGGAATGATTGGATTGAAAGCAGTTTCTGGAGAGAAATGA
- a CDS encoding VTT domain-containing protein: protein MDFFMNMIDHHGYLFLFFSLMLELIIVPIPNEVLMSYVGFVVYQGKLNWFLTIMFGGVGGIIGVSVSYWIGYKLGAPFFYKHGRKIHLGPEKLDKMAAWHKKYGKALLVFAYFVPGVRHVTSIFSGITKMNFKTFAIFAYIGVFIWVGTFITLGKIFGPKWEEFHQEASKFLGVASVLGALIYVIYFFIKTNREKIKENSWLLYEHTFKRFKSFIGIKLFILFVSLVLITLISFMVGLIQDFIANEFGQFNIISTTVINYIFDDRWRGAMHYFSALSSWKPLDGVILLTVFWLLVLGKNKLMELQFYAVNLIGALIFGKGLHILFDYFTEGRNFSDAFPSESMLISIVIYGFFLYVIIRHPISHFFSVVALVLTISILAMIAISKSYLQIQQPSDLVGGFAFGGVWVSLVILLIEIFRFLTLIKSTPTKE from the coding sequence GTGGATTTTTTTATGAATATGATTGATCATCACGGATATCTTTTCCTCTTCTTTTCATTGATGCTCGAGTTGATTATTGTACCGATACCGAATGAGGTTCTGATGAGCTATGTCGGTTTTGTTGTATATCAAGGGAAACTCAACTGGTTTTTGACTATTATGTTTGGTGGTGTCGGAGGGATCATCGGGGTCAGCGTTTCCTATTGGATCGGCTACAAATTAGGCGCGCCGTTTTTCTATAAACACGGGAGGAAAATCCATTTAGGTCCGGAAAAGCTGGACAAGATGGCTGCCTGGCATAAAAAATACGGCAAGGCGCTTTTGGTGTTCGCGTATTTTGTTCCTGGTGTGAGGCATGTGACCAGTATTTTCTCTGGCATTACAAAAATGAATTTTAAAACATTCGCCATTTTTGCCTACATCGGTGTTTTCATTTGGGTTGGGACGTTCATCACGCTTGGGAAAATCTTTGGTCCGAAATGGGAGGAATTCCATCAGGAAGCGAGCAAATTTCTCGGCGTCGCAAGTGTTCTGGGAGCGCTTATTTACGTAATATATTTTTTTATTAAAACAAATCGAGAAAAAATCAAAGAAAACAGCTGGCTTTTGTATGAACATACATTTAAACGATTTAAGAGCTTTATCGGGATCAAGTTATTTATTTTGTTTGTTTCATTGGTATTGATTACCCTTATCAGCTTTATGGTAGGTCTGATCCAAGACTTTATCGCAAATGAGTTTGGACAATTTAACATCATTTCTACGACAGTCATCAATTATATCTTTGATGATCGATGGAGGGGGGCGATGCACTACTTTAGTGCCCTTTCTTCTTGGAAGCCACTGGATGGGGTCATCCTTCTTACTGTTTTTTGGCTGCTTGTTCTCGGTAAAAACAAGCTGATGGAATTGCAGTTCTACGCAGTAAATTTAATCGGAGCCCTCATTTTCGGGAAGGGGCTGCATATATTATTCGATTATTTTACTGAAGGTCGGAATTTCAGCGATGCTTTTCCAAGCGAGTCGATGCTCATTTCGATTGTCATCTATGGCTTTTTTTTATATGTCATCATCAGGCATCCGATCAGCCATTTTTTTAGTGTGGTTGCACTTGTATTAACCATCTCGATTTTGGCAATGATCGCAATCAGCAAAAGTTATCTTCAGATCCAGCAGCCCAGCGATTTGGTCGGGGGCTTTGCATTTGGCGGAGTCTGGGTGAGCTTGGTCATTTTATTGATCGAGATTTTCAGATTTTTGACATTGATAAAAAGCACGCCAACAAAAGAATAA
- a CDS encoding SpoVR family protein, with amino-acid sequence MREVEHKQLQQSIAEITEIAKGFGLDFYPMRYEICPADIIYTFGAYGMPTRFSHWSFGKQFFKMKLHYDLGLSKIYELVINSDPCYAFLLDSNSLIQNKLIVAHVLAHCDFFKNNVRFQNTKRDMVESMSATAERIREYEIQYGKREVETFIDAVLAIEEHIDPSLMRPKLSWTMADAEEWEEDEDTKLSSPYDDLWSLDEKPKPMEKKKKRKKFPPQPEKDILLFIESYSRELADWQRDILTMIREEMLYFWPQLETKIMNEGWASYWHQRILRELDLTSGEALEFAKLNAGVVQPSRTSINPYYLGLKIFEDIEERYDNPTDDMKELGVKPNSGREKMFEVREIESDISFLRNYLTKDLVMREDMYLFQKQGKDYKVVDKQWENVRDQLVNMRVNGGFPYLTVTDGDYMKNGELYLKHWFEDVELDLKYLEKVLPYVHQLWGRTVHLDTVVEGKNMLFSYDGRSVQRKYL; translated from the coding sequence ATGAGAGAGGTTGAACATAAACAGCTTCAACAATCAATTGCTGAGATCACGGAAATTGCCAAAGGTTTTGGTCTAGATTTCTATCCAATGCGTTACGAAATTTGTCCTGCTGATATTATTTATACCTTTGGAGCATATGGGATGCCGACAAGGTTCTCTCACTGGAGTTTTGGGAAGCAATTTTTTAAAATGAAACTTCATTATGACCTTGGACTGAGTAAAATTTACGAATTGGTCATCAATTCCGATCCCTGCTATGCTTTTTTATTGGATTCAAACTCGTTGATCCAAAACAAACTGATCGTTGCACATGTTTTGGCCCATTGCGATTTCTTCAAGAATAATGTCCGTTTTCAGAATACGAAAAGAGACATGGTCGAGAGCATGTCTGCCACGGCTGAGAGGATCCGCGAGTATGAAATTCAGTACGGAAAGCGGGAGGTAGAAACGTTTATCGATGCAGTCCTGGCAATCGAAGAGCATATTGATCCCTCACTCATGCGGCCAAAGCTGTCATGGACCATGGCGGATGCAGAGGAATGGGAAGAAGACGAGGATACAAAGTTGTCTTCTCCTTATGATGATCTATGGTCGCTTGATGAGAAACCGAAACCGATGGAAAAAAAGAAAAAACGAAAGAAATTCCCGCCTCAGCCGGAAAAGGATATTTTGCTTTTCATTGAGTCCTACAGCAGGGAACTTGCTGATTGGCAACGGGATATTTTGACGATGATCAGGGAAGAAATGTTATATTTTTGGCCGCAGCTTGAAACGAAAATCATGAATGAAGGCTGGGCATCGTATTGGCACCAGCGGATTCTTCGGGAGCTGGATTTGACAAGCGGGGAAGCGCTGGAATTTGCGAAACTCAACGCAGGAGTCGTGCAGCCGTCAAGAACTAGCATCAACCCATATTATCTCGGTTTGAAAATTTTTGAAGATATTGAAGAAAGGTACGACAACCCGACAGATGATATGAAGGAGCTGGGCGTCAAACCTAATTCAGGAAGGGAAAAAATGTTTGAGGTGCGCGAAATCGAATCCGATATCTCTTTCCTGAGAAATTATTTAACGAAGGATTTGGTCATGCGGGAAGATATGTACCTTTTCCAAAAGCAAGGGAAGGATTACAAAGTGGTCGATAAACAGTGGGAAAATGTAAGGGATCAGCTGGTGAACATGAGAGTGAACGGTGGTTTCCCTTACCTCACAGTGACCGATGGGGACTATATGAAAAACGGTGAGCTGTACTTGAAGCATTGGTTCGAAGATGTAGAACTCGATTTGAAATATTTAGAAAAGGTCCTTCCATATGTCCATCAGCTATGGGGAAGGACGGTTCATCTCGATACTGTCGTAGAAGGGAAAAACATGCTCTTTTCTTATGACGGCCGATCTGTCCAAAGAAAATATTTATAA